A genomic region of Nostoc sp. UHCC 0702 contains the following coding sequences:
- a CDS encoding transposase: MRISYQYKIKPTKQQAEKIDKTLEMLRCQYNYLLAQRFDWYEMNRCPIDRCPLICHIPELKDKPNYYSQKASLVQLKVDRPWYKDIHSQVLQEVPKRVEKTFDRWLSGDVNGKKSGRPRFQGKGQYKTFTYSQFKQHHFINNKITLSKIGDVKVIVHRPIPDGFKIKTASVTKKADGYYLTLSLEDATVPEIKLDFNPNSITGIDVGLKEFLTTSEGDTVAIPQHYRKAQKRLRVIQKRVYRRKKASNRRLKAVKQLGRQHKKVADKRKDFHFKTANNLLKKYDVVAVEDLNVKGLARTRLAKSVLDAGWSSFLSILTFKAENAGLLVIPVKASGTSQDCSNCGVKVPKKLHERWHNCPNCGCSLDRDHNAAINIKNRAVGHPVLKAKSLLSDSRIVLEAYTYCFAVSVGDVTMLGNE; this comes from the coding sequence ATGAGAATTTCATATCAATACAAAATCAAGCCAACTAAACAGCAAGCAGAAAAGATTGATAAAACACTGGAGATGTTGCGCTGTCAGTACAACTATCTACTTGCTCAAAGGTTTGATTGGTATGAAATGAATCGCTGTCCTATTGATAGATGTCCATTAATTTGCCATATACCTGAACTAAAGGATAAGCCTAACTATTACAGTCAAAAAGCCTCGCTAGTTCAACTGAAAGTGGATAGACCTTGGTACAAAGATATTCACTCTCAAGTGCTACAGGAAGTCCCTAAGAGAGTTGAAAAAACTTTTGATAGATGGTTGTCCGGGGATGTTAATGGTAAAAAATCTGGTAGACCTCGATTTCAAGGCAAGGGTCAATACAAAACGTTCACCTATTCACAATTTAAGCAGCATCATTTTATCAACAATAAAATTACGCTGTCCAAGATAGGAGATGTAAAAGTTATTGTTCATCGACCTATTCCTGACGGTTTCAAAATTAAAACCGCTTCTGTAACTAAGAAAGCTGATGGCTACTATTTAACTCTCAGCCTGGAAGATGCGACAGTTCCCGAAATCAAGCTTGATTTCAATCCTAATTCGATAACTGGTATTGACGTGGGATTGAAGGAGTTCTTAACCACTTCCGAGGGAGATACAGTTGCAATTCCCCAACACTACCGCAAAGCCCAAAAACGTTTACGGGTTATTCAAAAACGTGTTTACCGTCGTAAAAAAGCTAGTAATCGAAGATTAAAAGCAGTAAAACAGTTGGGTAGACAACATAAAAAGGTTGCTGATAAACGTAAAGATTTTCATTTCAAAACTGCTAACAACTTATTGAAAAAATATGATGTTGTTGCAGTTGAAGATTTGAATGTTAAAGGACTTGCACGTACCCGATTGGCAAAATCTGTACTTGATGCTGGATGGTCAAGCTTTCTGTCGATACTGACTTTCAAAGCCGAAAATGCTGGTTTGTTGGTTATCCCTGTTAAAGCATCCGGTACAAGTCAAGATTGTTCTAATTGTGGTGTCAAAGTTCCTAAAAAGCTGCATGAGAGATGGCATAACTGCCCCAATTGTGGATGCAGTCTTGACCGTGACCATAATGCAGCAATAAATATAAAAAACAGAGCGGTGGGGCATCCCGTTCTTAAAGCCAAGAGTCTCCTAAGCGATAGCCGGATTGTCTTGGAAGCCTACACTTACTGCTTCGCAGTAAGTGTAGGAGATGTCACTATGTTAGGTAATGAATAA
- a CDS encoding basic amino acid ABC transporter substrate-binding protein, with amino-acid sequence MKLLKFKWQQIILGLGCLLLIIACQSSRPSTNAGAKLLKVATDPTFIPFEIQKADGKLEGFDIDLMNAIAASAGFTVQFESLPFDGMISTLQAGNVDAAISGISITAERLKTISFSRPYFKAGLAIAVRENNQDIQNLNSLKGRKIGVQIGSTGADLAKTIPNAKITTFNSGPEFFQDLLNGNVDAVINDAFATLYAINNGQLKGIKVVADLLTEEYYGIATPKNSPHLDAINNAIATLLANGTYKQIYQKWFKAEPPQLPDSPPLGKVKHLNAATAFYQS; translated from the coding sequence GTGAAATTGCTAAAATTCAAGTGGCAGCAAATAATTCTTGGTTTAGGCTGTTTGCTACTGATTATTGCTTGTCAAAGTTCTCGCCCATCTACCAATGCAGGTGCTAAACTTCTCAAAGTAGCCACAGACCCTACTTTTATTCCTTTTGAAATTCAGAAGGCTGACGGGAAGCTAGAAGGCTTTGATATTGATTTGATGAATGCGATCGCAGCGAGTGCAGGTTTTACGGTACAGTTTGAAAGTCTACCCTTTGACGGCATGATTTCCACTTTGCAAGCTGGCAATGTTGATGCTGCAATTAGTGGAATCAGTATTACTGCTGAACGCTTGAAAACAATTTCTTTTTCACGACCTTATTTTAAAGCCGGACTAGCGATCGCAGTTCGAGAAAACAACCAAGATATTCAAAATCTTAACAGTCTTAAAGGCAGAAAAATTGGTGTACAAATTGGTTCAACAGGTGCAGATTTGGCTAAAACTATCCCTAATGCCAAAATTACTACCTTTAATTCTGGGCCAGAATTTTTCCAAGATTTGCTTAATGGCAATGTTGATGCTGTCATTAACGATGCTTTCGCTACTTTGTATGCAATTAACAATGGCCAGCTAAAAGGTATCAAAGTGGTTGCAGATCTACTTACCGAAGAATACTACGGAATTGCTACACCGAAAAATTCTCCCCACCTGGATGCAATTAATAATGCTATAGCTACTTTGTTAGCCAATGGCACTTACAAGCAAATTTACCAAAAATGGTTTAAAGCTGAGCCTCCGCAATTACCTGATTCTCCACCATTAGGCAAAGTCAAGCACTTAAATGCAGCAACGGCTTTTTACCAGTCTTGA
- a CDS encoding EF-hand domain-containing protein yields MFGKQKGKALLSEYHRKKLLHHFYCLDADNSGFIGKEDAEIFAERFANIRSAEVGSEIHKDLLFKWLHVWENFWSKADLDGDGKVSPEEFCQGIEQVVSNPDYNDPLIETLFDIVDLDSDGHISQQEHRLFFSVFELDAEKSAFVFSKLDIDNDGILSKKEFVSAKREFLTEKEPGAVGNWFWGSVE; encoded by the coding sequence ATGTTTGGTAAGCAAAAGGGAAAAGCATTGTTAAGCGAATATCATAGAAAAAAGTTACTGCATCACTTTTACTGTCTGGATGCCGATAATTCAGGCTTCATTGGGAAAGAAGATGCTGAGATTTTTGCTGAGAGGTTCGCCAACATCCGTAGCGCAGAGGTTGGTTCAGAGATTCACAAAGATTTGTTGTTTAAGTGGCTTCATGTTTGGGAAAATTTTTGGTCTAAAGCGGATTTGGATGGAGATGGTAAGGTAAGTCCCGAAGAATTTTGTCAGGGTATAGAGCAAGTGGTTTCAAATCCAGATTACAACGACCCTTTAATAGAGACTTTGTTTGATATTGTTGATTTAGACAGTGATGGTCACATATCACAACAAGAGCATCGTCTCTTCTTCAGTGTGTTTGAACTAGATGCTGAAAAATCAGCTTTTGTCTTCTCCAAGCTTGATATCGATAATGACGGCATCCTCTCTAAAAAAGAGTTTGTTTCTGCTAAGAGAGAATTTCTCACTGAAAAGGAACCTGGTGCTGTAGGCAACTGGTTTTGGGGTTCTGTGGAGTAA
- a CDS encoding PLP-dependent aminotransferase family protein, which produces MSAYQIADLFAERAKDIAPPTYGTELTKIITVSFAYGLADPTLFPHADLAAATVAVLAEQAPTVLNYGPPAALLYEQIISRLQAQGIAGDRNSVLIGYGSGQILGLLPDVFVEPGDVVIVEGPTFLGVVTRFAQAGAKIITIPVDELGMDVDALEATLRDLKQQGIRPRFIYTIPTFHNPTGVTMPLSRRKKLVALAAEYGVLVVEDDAYSDLRFRGEVVPSLASLDNEGWVLYVSTFSKIIAPGVRLGWACGDPTIIERLAMFKSEGPVGPFVSHVVARYCATGKLDGHIQKLIANYQHKCDLLLDAIAREFPSDVIALRPDGGFFVWCKLPPDISAKTLLTAASEHGVTFLPGTRCYANGQGDDAIRLSFSFQPPEKIVEGITTLGSVLHQLRQ; this is translated from the coding sequence ATGTCTGCCTACCAAATTGCTGATTTGTTCGCCGAACGAGCAAAAGACATAGCACCGCCAACCTACGGGACTGAGTTAACCAAGATTATCACTGTTAGCTTTGCCTACGGTCTAGCTGATCCTACTCTGTTTCCCCACGCAGATTTAGCTGCTGCCACTGTCGCTGTACTTGCAGAACAAGCCCCCACAGTTCTCAACTACGGCCCACCCGCAGCCCTACTTTATGAGCAGATTATCTCACGTTTGCAAGCTCAAGGAATTGCAGGCGATCGCAATTCTGTTCTCATTGGCTACGGTTCTGGACAAATCTTAGGCTTACTCCCCGATGTCTTTGTCGAACCTGGTGATGTGGTAATCGTTGAAGGGCCTACCTTTCTAGGTGTAGTTACGAGATTCGCCCAAGCTGGCGCTAAAATAATTACCATTCCTGTAGATGAATTGGGAATGGATGTAGACGCGCTAGAAGCAACTTTACGCGACTTGAAACAACAAGGCATCAGACCTCGATTTATTTATACCATCCCCACCTTTCACAATCCCACAGGCGTTACCATGCCGTTGTCTCGCCGCAAAAAGCTGGTAGCATTAGCCGCTGAGTATGGTGTTTTGGTGGTGGAAGATGATGCTTACAGTGATTTGCGCTTCCGTGGCGAAGTTGTGCCTTCTTTAGCATCCCTCGACAATGAAGGGTGGGTGTTATACGTCAGTACGTTCTCTAAAATTATCGCTCCTGGTGTGCGGTTAGGTTGGGCTTGTGGCGACCCGACAATTATTGAACGGTTAGCAATGTTCAAAAGTGAAGGGCCTGTAGGGCCGTTTGTCAGTCATGTGGTTGCCCGTTACTGTGCTACAGGTAAATTAGATGGTCACATCCAGAAATTAATCGCCAACTATCAGCATAAATGTGATTTGTTATTAGATGCGATCGCTCGTGAGTTTCCCAGTGATGTCATTGCTTTGCGTCCCGACGGTGGTTTTTTCGTCTGGTGTAAATTGCCACCAGATATCAGCGCCAAAACTCTCCTAACTGCCGCCAGTGAACACGGCGTTACCTTCCTACCCGGAACTCGCTGCTATGCCAACGGCCAAGGAGACGACGCCATCAGGCTATCTTTTAGCTTTCAGCCACCTGAAAAGATTGTAGAAGGAATTACCACATTGGGGTCAGTGTTGCACCAACTGCGGCAGTGA
- a CDS encoding sterol desaturase family protein, producing the protein MLEAIAVAWLLLFFGDFLSTFCYHVPEHVFGSLHLKTHHSWKKDFRHYAILTFNPQVLLDGILGALPYLIMAVVLWPFSPIGVICGLLLGQFHVWWRHISVLGWQTPKLVNVLCQVLFITTPERHWLHHHKTNLGFGDIFTFFEQPAQIWLRWLRLLRVHLRSSRISLG; encoded by the coding sequence ATGCTTGAGGCTATCGCTGTTGCTTGGCTATTACTCTTTTTTGGAGATTTCTTGTCTACTTTTTGTTACCACGTACCTGAGCATGTTTTTGGTAGCCTCCACCTAAAAACGCACCATTCTTGGAAGAAGGATTTTCGCCACTACGCTATTTTGACATTTAATCCCCAGGTTCTTTTGGACGGTATTTTAGGGGCTTTGCCTTATCTAATAATGGCAGTAGTTTTGTGGCCTTTCTCTCCTATTGGCGTTATTTGTGGACTACTGCTTGGCCAGTTTCATGTGTGGTGGAGACACATAAGTGTCTTGGGTTGGCAAACTCCAAAGCTTGTGAATGTTTTGTGCCAGGTTCTATTCATCACTACTCCTGAAAGACACTGGTTACATCATCACAAAACTAACCTTGGTTTCGGCGATATTTTCACGTTCTTTGAACAACCGGCACAAATTTGGTTACGCTGGCTTAGGCTGCTAAGGGTTCATCTGCGTTCCTCTCGCATCTCATTGGGGTGA
- a CDS encoding HEAT repeat domain-containing protein, translating into MSAELLTIAGSVGKAVFPEVVKKINSALNPTDLEKALKAGVKSADEWDNKQPYEQQLFYHCEEKPAKEFLEQFFKDTGVQEELQKPFTEKTNPNLEILIQIFQKIKSEKPKLRFPNESIEHWLKKFVDAYFEHTNTYLKFKIAKTDYLKQLSRYFDGVEYVGLKVKTKEEEKFVKLPQIFVMPNVAEQVEVSESIRLKLNRDLALEETANQERQQQNLFWEQQSSGKRFSAQELLKESSRNKFVVLGEPGIGKTTLMSYFAVMLAEQQAEKLGLSADLDLLPILIKIRDLGKASKKNILEYIRNFANSIHVKELPKGFFEHWLEDGKALILLDGLDEIAKPSDRSEFVKIIHSFIGQYSQNRVIITSRPAGYSREFFGTDEFPHYQLEKFDDSQIDLFIQQWYNSRLPNKPEEAKERQESLKKALATQERIKLLARNPLLLTIIALIHRYDAHLPRQRYKLYEQAVDTLLINWDASKDIESRKFNYIQLDDIKTLMQRLAYWIHSQGEAGNQEGGTLIDRDELIMQLSKYIRELKYQVEKHQAQAEAKRLVEHITERCGLLNEQGQDRYGFVHKTFQEYLTAQEIRDRQEEDFNEVLNHIGDYLHNSHWREVLLLLIAQQKRSNPKKVIEAILQQETPYEEWLHRNLLFAGTCLAEDLELSDSKLITDILQRLVKLEVSDKQRVGDKVKSQVFQILCNLNETKFQAQALQLLKASADLINKTRLLEYLAALGEEEEALRELLALLKDESEIVRYSAVWALGKLGNASPQVVEALLALLKDESLIVRNSAAWALGKLGKASPQVVEALLVLLKNESYRVRDSAVEALGKLGNASPQVIEALLASLKDESEIVRYSAAWELGNLGNALPQVVAALLALLKNESYRVRDSAAKALGKLGNASPQVVEALLASLKDESYRVRNSAAEALGKLGNASPQVVEAVLASLKDESYGVRYSAAEALGKLGNASPQVVEAVLGLLKDESDSHVRDSAAKALGKLGNASPQVVEALLALLKNESYSNARNSAAEALGKLGKNSSNITAAVAEWISQHQDSEYVSSGIDALWNLVVIEK; encoded by the coding sequence ATGAGTGCAGAATTATTAACCATTGCCGGCTCAGTAGGGAAAGCAGTATTTCCAGAAGTTGTTAAAAAAATTAATAGTGCATTAAATCCTACAGACTTAGAAAAAGCTTTGAAAGCGGGTGTTAAATCTGCTGATGAATGGGATAATAAGCAACCTTATGAACAGCAGTTATTTTATCATTGTGAAGAAAAGCCAGCGAAAGAATTTTTAGAGCAGTTTTTCAAAGATACAGGAGTTCAAGAAGAATTACAGAAGCCTTTTACAGAGAAAACAAACCCTAATTTAGAAATTTTAATTCAAATATTCCAGAAAATCAAATCAGAAAAGCCAAAGTTAAGGTTTCCCAATGAGAGTATTGAACATTGGCTGAAAAAGTTTGTAGATGCTTATTTTGAACATACAAATACATATTTGAAATTCAAAATAGCTAAAACAGATTATCTCAAACAACTGTCACGCTATTTTGATGGTGTTGAATATGTAGGCTTGAAGGTAAAAACTAAAGAAGAAGAAAAATTTGTTAAATTACCACAAATTTTTGTGATGCCTAATGTGGCTGAACAGGTGGAAGTTAGCGAAAGCATTCGTTTAAAATTAAATCGAGATTTGGCTTTAGAAGAGACAGCCAATCAGGAACGCCAGCAGCAAAATCTATTTTGGGAACAACAAAGTAGTGGCAAGAGATTTTCAGCCCAAGAATTGCTGAAAGAAAGTTCACGTAATAAGTTTGTTGTCTTGGGTGAACCAGGAATTGGTAAAACAACTTTGATGAGTTATTTTGCTGTGATGCTGGCTGAACAGCAGGCTGAAAAACTTGGTTTATCAGCAGATTTAGATTTGTTGCCTATTTTGATTAAAATTAGAGATTTAGGCAAAGCTTCCAAGAAGAATATTTTAGAATATATACGCAATTTTGCAAATAGTATTCATGTGAAAGAATTGCCTAAAGGTTTTTTTGAACATTGGCTAGAAGATGGCAAAGCGTTAATTTTACTTGATGGTTTAGATGAGATTGCTAAACCAAGCGATCGCTCTGAATTCGTAAAGATAATTCACAGCTTTATAGGACAATATTCTCAAAATAGGGTCATTATAACTTCGCGTCCAGCAGGTTATAGCCGAGAGTTTTTTGGTACTGATGAATTTCCTCATTACCAGCTAGAAAAATTTGATGACAGTCAAATTGATTTATTTATTCAGCAGTGGTACAACAGCAGATTGCCAAACAAGCCAGAGGAAGCAAAAGAGCGTCAAGAAAGCTTAAAAAAAGCATTAGCAACACAAGAACGCATCAAGTTGTTAGCACGTAATCCTTTATTACTAACAATCATTGCTTTAATTCATCGCTATGATGCACATTTGCCTAGACAGCGATATAAACTCTATGAACAGGCAGTAGATACGCTATTGATTAACTGGGATGCAAGCAAAGACATTGAGTCTAGGAAGTTCAATTATATTCAATTGGATGATATTAAAACATTGATGCAACGCCTGGCTTACTGGATTCATTCTCAAGGGGAAGCTGGTAATCAAGAAGGTGGTACACTGATTGATAGAGATGAGTTAATTATGCAATTAAGCAAATATATTCGTGAATTAAAATATCAGGTTGAGAAACATCAAGCTCAAGCTGAAGCAAAACGCTTAGTTGAGCATATTACAGAACGCTGTGGTTTATTAAACGAACAAGGTCAAGATAGATATGGCTTTGTGCATAAGACATTTCAAGAATATTTGACTGCTCAAGAAATACGCGATCGCCAAGAAGAAGACTTTAATGAAGTACTAAATCATATTGGAGACTATTTACACAATTCTCACTGGCGAGAGGTGTTGCTGTTGTTAATAGCTCAACAAAAACGTAGCAACCCGAAAAAAGTGATTGAAGCAATTCTGCAACAAGAGACTCCTTATGAAGAATGGCTGCACCGTAATCTTTTATTTGCGGGTACTTGTTTAGCTGAAGATTTAGAATTATCTGATAGCAAATTGATTACAGATATTTTGCAGCGATTAGTTAAGCTTGAAGTTAGCGATAAACAACGAGTAGGTGACAAAGTTAAATCACAGGTTTTTCAAATTCTTTGCAATTTAAATGAAACCAAATTTCAAGCTCAAGCATTACAATTGTTGAAAGCATCAGCAGATTTGATAAATAAAACCCGACTGCTAGAATATCTGGCGGCTTTAGGTGAAGAAGAGGAAGCATTGCGAGAACTGCTGGCTTTACTCAAAGATGAGAGTGAGATTGTGCGTTACTCTGCTGTTTGGGCATTGGGCAAGTTGGGCAACGCCTCGCCGCAGGTAGTTGAAGCACTGCTGGCTTTACTCAAAGATGAGAGTCTGATTGTGCGTAACTCTGCTGCTTGGGCATTAGGCAAGTTGGGCAAGGCCTCGCCCCAGGTAGTTGAAGCACTGCTAGTTTTACTCAAAAATGAGAGTTACAGAGTGCGTGACTCTGCTGTTGAGGCATTGGGCAAGTTGGGCAACGCCTCGCCGCAGGTAATTGAAGCACTGCTGGCTTCACTCAAAGATGAGAGTGAGATTGTGCGTTACTCTGCTGCTTGGGAATTGGGCAACTTGGGCAACGCCTTGCCGCAGGTAGTTGCAGCACTGCTGGCTTTACTCAAAAATGAGAGTTACAGAGTGCGTGACTCTGCTGCTAAGGCATTAGGCAAGTTGGGCAACGCCTCGCCGCAGGTAGTTGAAGCACTGCTGGCTTCACTCAAAGATGAGAGTTACAGAGTGCGTAACTCTGCTGCTGAGGCATTAGGCAAGTTGGGCAACGCCTCGCCGCAGGTAGTTGAAGCAGTGCTGGCTTCACTCAAAGATGAGAGTTACGGAGTGCGTTACTCTGCTGCTGAGGCATTGGGCAAGTTGGGCAATGCCTCGCCGCAGGTAGTTGAAGCAGTGCTGGGTTTACTCAAAGATGAGAGTGACAGTCATGTGCGTGACTCTGCTGCTAAGGCATTAGGCAAGTTGGGCAACGCGTCGCCGCAGGTAGTTGAAGCACTCCTGGCTTTACTCAAAAATGAGAGTTACAGTAATGCACGTAACTCTGCTGCTGAGGCATTGGGCAAGTTGGGCAAAAACTCCAGCAATATTACTGCTGCTGTCGCCGAATGGATTTCACAACACCAAGATTCAGAATATGTAAGCAGTGGGATTGATGCGCTGTGGAATTTGGTAGTAATTGAAAAATAA
- a CDS encoding acyl-CoA dehydrogenase family protein codes for MVTVLKESTDFLTIATTLAEEFAKTAVLRDAKGGTPTEELKKLRDSGLLNLVIPKEYGGIGETWPNVFKVIREIAKADGSVGQLLGYHYFNSAIPRFFGTPEQYAEFSTASVRHNWFWSDAANPRDPDSILTPDGENFRLNGLKNFATGTKCSDVVLVGGRREDLGNVVYAVIPSDREGVQINDDWNYIGQRQTESGSVVFDNVLIRRDEILGNPDSNDDPRPFATLFTPLGQLVFVHLYLGIALGAFAEAKQYTHTHTRPWIISPAETAAQDPYIIEQYGNMWVDLAATISHADHVTSLAQAAWEKGEELTAAERGELAVSVASAKVLSTRVALDVTSKIFEVTGARSAANKYRFDRYWRNVRTHTLHDPVAYKVFEVGNWVLNGEIPNFTLYT; via the coding sequence ATGGTAACAGTTCTTAAAGAATCAACAGACTTCCTCACGATCGCTACTACCTTAGCAGAAGAATTTGCCAAAACAGCTGTTTTACGTGATGCCAAGGGAGGAACCCCCACTGAGGAACTCAAAAAGTTACGTGACAGTGGTCTGTTAAACCTGGTAATACCGAAAGAATATGGTGGAATTGGTGAAACTTGGCCTAATGTTTTCAAAGTAATCCGAGAAATTGCCAAAGCCGATGGTTCTGTGGGGCAATTGTTGGGCTATCACTATTTCAATAGTGCCATACCACGATTTTTTGGCACACCAGAACAGTATGCCGAATTTTCAACAGCTAGTGTGCGCCACAATTGGTTTTGGTCAGATGCTGCAAATCCACGTGACCCTGATTCAATTTTGACACCAGACGGGGAAAACTTTCGTCTTAATGGGTTAAAGAACTTTGCCACAGGCACAAAATGCTCAGATGTGGTACTAGTTGGGGGAAGGCGCGAAGACTTGGGTAATGTGGTGTATGCAGTTATTCCTAGCGATCGCGAGGGTGTACAAATCAACGATGATTGGAATTATATTGGTCAGCGTCAAACTGAAAGTGGCAGTGTCGTCTTTGACAACGTTTTGATACGTAGAGACGAGATACTAGGAAATCCCGACTCTAATGATGACCCTAGACCGTTTGCTACCTTGTTTACTCCCCTTGGTCAATTAGTTTTTGTCCATTTATATTTAGGAATTGCTCTCGGAGCATTTGCGGAAGCAAAACAGTATACACATACACACACTCGACCTTGGATAATATCTCCCGCAGAAACAGCGGCTCAAGACCCCTACATTATTGAGCAATATGGCAATATGTGGGTTGACTTAGCAGCCACCATTAGCCATGCTGACCATGTAACATCGTTGGCGCAAGCAGCTTGGGAAAAGGGAGAAGAACTCACCGCTGCTGAACGCGGAGAACTTGCTGTTAGTGTTGCTTCTGCTAAAGTTTTGAGTACGAGAGTAGCATTAGATGTTACTAGCAAGATTTTTGAGGTGACAGGCGCACGTTCTGCCGCGAATAAGTATCGTTTTGACCGCTACTGGCGGAATGTTCGCACACACACTTTGCATGATCCTGTGGCTTACAAGGTGTTTGAGGTTGGTAATTGGGTATTGAATGGAGAGATACCGAATTTTACACTTTATACCTAA